From a region of the Trichocoleus sp. genome:
- a CDS encoding glycosyltransferase family 2 protein → MSASALFLGGINGILWLIALLLFVPIAVLFIECWVAWLPPRQRWEQTKIAAPKLAILMPAHDEAAGIRPVLEGLKGQLKSADRLVVIADNCTDNTAEVARSTGATVIERKDPTRRGKGYALDFGMKFLAADPPDVVVIMDADCVAEPGTIDRIGQKAMILNRPVQAIYLMERPAQPKPKDAVSALAFMVKNLVRPRGLEWFGLPCPLTGTGMAFPWQVIRSASLASGNIVEDMQLGVDLAIDGYAPSLCTDAKVKGLLPQQEKAAKSQRTRWEHGHLQTLLTQVPRLLQVSLQQRRLDLFMLALDLAIPPLSLLVMLWLVSLLVTAIAGLMGLSWLPAMFLGMAGILLLIAIVSAWFKFGRADLPALTLLAVPFYVLWKIPLYLAFLVRRQKKWVKTERDAV, encoded by the coding sequence GTGTCAGCCAGCGCATTATTTCTGGGAGGCATCAACGGAATTTTGTGGCTCATTGCCCTGCTACTCTTCGTGCCGATCGCCGTTTTGTTCATCGAATGCTGGGTAGCCTGGCTACCGCCTCGTCAGCGATGGGAGCAAACGAAGATAGCTGCACCTAAACTGGCGATTCTTATGCCTGCTCATGATGAAGCTGCTGGAATTCGTCCAGTCTTAGAAGGATTGAAAGGGCAACTGAAGTCAGCCGATCGCCTGGTTGTCATTGCCGATAATTGCACGGATAACACCGCTGAGGTAGCTCGTTCAACAGGAGCCACGGTAATTGAGCGAAAAGACCCGACTCGGCGTGGCAAAGGTTATGCCCTGGACTTTGGCATGAAATTTCTGGCTGCTGATCCACCAGATGTGGTGGTGATTATGGATGCCGACTGTGTTGCCGAACCAGGAACGATCGATCGAATCGGGCAAAAAGCAATGATTCTCAATCGTCCTGTCCAGGCGATCTACTTGATGGAACGTCCAGCTCAACCTAAGCCCAAGGATGCCGTGTCAGCGCTGGCATTTATGGTCAAGAATTTGGTGCGTCCGAGAGGGCTGGAGTGGTTTGGTTTGCCCTGCCCCTTGACCGGAACCGGTATGGCATTTCCCTGGCAAGTCATTCGCTCTGCCTCCTTAGCTAGCGGCAATATTGTCGAAGATATGCAGCTCGGGGTAGACCTGGCGATCGACGGCTATGCGCCAAGCCTTTGTACAGATGCAAAAGTGAAGGGACTGCTGCCCCAGCAAGAAAAAGCAGCGAAAAGTCAAAGAACTCGCTGGGAACATGGACATCTACAAACCCTCCTGACACAAGTGCCCCGGCTGCTGCAAGTCTCACTCCAGCAGAGAAGGCTCGATCTGTTTATGCTGGCGCTTGACCTGGCAATTCCTCCGCTCTCGCTACTCGTCATGCTCTGGCTGGTCAGTCTGCTGGTCACGGCGATCGCCGGACTGATGGGGCTATCCTGGTTGCCTGCGATGTTTCTTGGAATGGCAGGTATCCTGCTGCTCATCGCGATTGTTTCTGCCTGGTTTAAGTTTGGTCGAGCCGATTTACCTGCGCTAACGCTCCTGGCTGTTCCCTTTTACGTGCTGTGGAAAATTCCTTTATACCTGGCGTTCCTGGTGCGTCGTCAGAAGAAGTGGGTTAAAACTGAGCGGGACGCGGTGTAG
- the rfbC gene encoding dTDP-4-dehydrorhamnose 3,5-epimerase, whose translation MNITPTEIPEVLMIEPRVFQDERGFFFESFSQKAFAEKTGIETAFVQDNHSCSRQHVLRGLHYQIEQPQGKLVRVVSGEILDVAVDIRRSSPTFGQWVSCVLSAENKRQFWVPVGFAHGFLALSDHAEVLYKTTDFYAPAHERCILWNDPDLAIGWSLSQEPIVSAKDRQGMPFAKAEVFS comes from the coding sequence ATGAATATTACTCCAACTGAAATTCCTGAAGTTCTCATGATTGAACCTCGCGTCTTTCAAGATGAGCGTGGCTTCTTTTTTGAAAGCTTTAGCCAGAAGGCATTTGCCGAAAAAACCGGGATTGAGACTGCGTTTGTCCAAGACAATCATTCCTGTTCCAGGCAGCATGTTCTACGAGGGCTGCATTATCAGATTGAGCAACCTCAAGGTAAGTTAGTACGAGTTGTCTCAGGCGAAATTTTGGATGTTGCAGTGGATATTCGCCGCAGTTCTCCGACCTTTGGGCAATGGGTGAGTTGTGTCCTGAGTGCTGAAAACAAGCGTCAGTTCTGGGTTCCAGTCGGATTTGCTCACGGATTTTTGGCACTGTCAGACCATGCCGAAGTGCTGTACAAAACCACCGATTTTTATGCCCCTGCTCACGAACGCTGCATTCTTTGGAATGATCCTGACTTAGCGATCGGTTGGTCACTCTCTCAAGAACCGATCGTCTCCGCTAAAGATCGGCAAGGCATGCCATTTGCCAAAGCAGAAGTATTTTCTTGA
- the rfbD gene encoding dTDP-4-dehydrorhamnose reductase: MARVLLIGQTGQVGQELQKTLSPIGELIGFGREELDLTEPESIRQAIRSTQPHLIVNAAAYTAVDKAETEVDLAYVVNQDAPAVMAELAQQMRIPLIHISTDYVFDGNQSTPYLETDKPNPTGVYGKSKLAGEARIQEIHASSPTFPYVILRTAWVYGAYGKGNFVKTMLRLGAERQEVRVVADQIGTPTWAAAIAEAIGVVSTQMLLPEAADSLSLSGIYHFTNSGAASWYDFAVAIFEEAAAIGIPLKLERVVPITTPEYPTPVKRPPYSVLACQKISKFLPAPPQQWRQGLRQMLTQSMAHS, from the coding sequence ATGGCACGAGTCCTTCTTATTGGTCAGACAGGACAAGTTGGGCAAGAATTACAAAAAACGCTGTCTCCGATCGGGGAACTCATTGGGTTTGGACGAGAAGAATTGGATCTAACAGAGCCTGAAAGCATCCGCCAAGCCATTCGATCGACTCAACCCCATCTGATTGTCAATGCGGCTGCCTACACTGCGGTTGATAAAGCCGAAACCGAGGTTGATCTGGCTTATGTGGTGAATCAGGACGCGCCTGCTGTGATGGCAGAACTGGCGCAGCAGATGAGAATTCCGCTGATCCATATCTCCACAGACTATGTCTTTGATGGCAACCAGAGCACACCCTACCTGGAGACAGACAAGCCAAACCCAACCGGGGTTTATGGCAAATCAAAACTGGCTGGAGAGGCGCGAATTCAAGAAATTCATGCGAGTTCCCCCACCTTTCCTTACGTGATTCTGCGAACTGCCTGGGTCTATGGCGCGTATGGCAAAGGCAATTTTGTCAAAACGATGCTGCGCCTAGGGGCAGAACGGCAAGAAGTGCGCGTGGTGGCAGATCAGATTGGGACACCGACTTGGGCAGCCGCAATTGCGGAGGCGATCGGCGTAGTTTCAACTCAGATGCTCTTGCCTGAAGCTGCTGATTCACTCTCGTTAAGCGGTATTTATCACTTTACGAATAGCGGCGCTGCTAGCTGGTACGACTTTGCCGTGGCAATTTTTGAGGAAGCAGCAGCTATAGGCATTCCCTTAAAACTAGAGCGAGTAGTTCCCATCACCACGCCGGAATATCCCACTCCCGTCAAACGTCCTCCCTACTCAGTGCTGGCCTGCCAGAAAATCAGCAAGTTTCTACCCGCTCCGCCGCAACAGTGGCGACAGGGGCTTCGGCAAATGCTCACCCAATCTATGGCTCACTCATAA
- a CDS encoding glucose-1-phosphate thymidylyltransferase, whose translation MKAIILSGGKGTRLRPLTYTGAKQLVPVANKPILWYGIESIVAAGITEIGIIISPETGEEVRAKTGNGDRFGAKITYILQEKPAGLAHAVKIAQPFLGDSPFVMYLGDNLVQSNLDLFLEDFHANNLDALTLLCPVNNPSAFGVAKVDENGRLLQLVEKPKDPPSNLALVGIYIFSSIIHQAIASIQPSARGELEITDAIQALIDQQKSVEARQIRGWWLDTGKKDDLLEANRVILDTCLQAEVKGIVDEQSRIIGRVHIGEGSTITNCTIRGPVTIGKNCHIENSFIGPYSSIADEVKLLDIDLEHSVILQGAKVETIHHRIVDSVIGQRAHVREADRRPKALRFMIGDDCQVELN comes from the coding sequence ATGAAGGCAATTATTTTATCGGGCGGAAAAGGTACGCGCTTGCGTCCACTCACTTACACCGGAGCAAAACAATTAGTTCCGGTCGCCAACAAACCAATTCTCTGGTACGGCATTGAATCGATCGTCGCAGCCGGAATCACAGAAATTGGGATTATCATCAGCCCGGAAACGGGGGAAGAAGTGCGAGCCAAGACTGGAAACGGCGATCGATTTGGCGCAAAAATTACCTATATTTTGCAGGAAAAACCTGCGGGTCTAGCTCATGCCGTCAAGATTGCCCAACCCTTTCTCGGAGATTCGCCCTTTGTCATGTATTTGGGCGATAACCTGGTGCAAAGCAACCTGGATTTGTTCCTCGAAGATTTTCATGCCAACAACCTGGATGCGCTGACACTCCTTTGTCCGGTCAATAACCCCAGTGCGTTTGGGGTGGCAAAAGTGGATGAAAATGGGCGATTGCTGCAACTGGTGGAGAAGCCCAAAGATCCGCCTTCTAACCTGGCACTGGTGGGAATCTACATTTTCTCCAGCATCATTCATCAGGCGATCGCCTCGATTCAGCCCTCGGCAAGGGGCGAACTGGAAATCACCGATGCAATTCAAGCCTTAATTGATCAGCAAAAATCAGTGGAAGCGCGGCAGATTCGGGGCTGGTGGCTGGATACCGGGAAAAAAGATGATTTGCTTGAAGCCAATCGCGTCATTCTTGATACTTGCCTTCAGGCAGAAGTCAAAGGCATTGTAGACGAGCAAAGCCGCATTATTGGGCGAGTACACATTGGCGAAGGCTCAACAATCACCAACTGCACAATTCGCGGTCCCGTGACGATCGGCAAAAACTGCCACATTGAAAACAGCTTTATTGGACCCTACAGCAGCATCGCAGATGAAGTGAAACTGCTGGATATTGACCTGGAACATAGCGTCATTCTGCAAGGAGCCAAGGTTGAAACGATTCATCATCGCATTGTGGATAGCGTAATCGGGCAACGGGCACATGTGCGAGAAGCCGATCGCCGTCCTAAAGCATTGCGCTTCATGATTGGTGATGATTGTCAGGTGGAGTTAAATTAG
- the rfbB gene encoding dTDP-glucose 4,6-dehydratase: MVLEQEGLTRSPRKVIITGGAGFIGSNFVHYWCRQYPGDRVVVLDALTYAGNRANLASLEGRANLRFVQGDIGDRALIDHLLQEEAIDTIVHFAAESHVDRSILGPGAFVQTNVVGTFTLLEAFRQHWMTQEKPEHYRFHHVSTDEVYGSLEADDPGFSETTPYSPNSPYSASKAGSDHLVRAYFHTYGLPTLITNCSNNYGPYHFPEKLIPLMCINILLGKPLPVYGDGQNIRDWLYVEDHCSAIDTVLHKSKPGETYNIGGNNEVKNLDLVQMLCALMNELAPELPVRPAESLITFVKDRPGHDRRYAIDATKIRTELGWEPSVTVEQGLRCTVEWFLSHPDWWQPLLSAEYQAYYQKVYA; this comes from the coding sequence ATGGTGCTTGAGCAGGAAGGATTGACCCGATCGCCGCGCAAGGTGATTATTACAGGCGGTGCGGGCTTTATTGGCTCAAACTTTGTCCATTACTGGTGTCGGCAATATCCAGGCGATCGGGTTGTGGTGCTGGATGCCTTGACCTATGCCGGAAATCGGGCAAATTTAGCATCACTGGAAGGACGTGCAAACTTGAGGTTTGTGCAAGGTGACATTGGCGATCGGGCACTAATTGACCACTTGCTTCAGGAAGAGGCGATCGATACGATTGTGCATTTTGCGGCTGAGTCGCATGTAGATCGATCGATTTTGGGTCCTGGTGCGTTCGTGCAAACGAATGTTGTCGGTACGTTTACCTTGCTAGAGGCATTCCGCCAGCACTGGATGACGCAGGAAAAGCCGGAGCACTACCGCTTTCACCATGTTTCCACCGATGAAGTCTATGGCAGTTTAGAAGCAGACGATCCGGGCTTCTCAGAAACAACGCCATACTCACCTAACAGCCCTTACTCTGCTTCCAAAGCGGGAAGCGATCATCTGGTTCGCGCCTACTTCCACACCTATGGTCTGCCGACACTAATCACCAACTGCTCGAATAACTATGGCCCTTATCACTTCCCCGAAAAACTCATTCCCCTCATGTGTATCAACATTCTCTTAGGGAAACCGCTGCCTGTGTATGGCGACGGACAAAATATTCGGGATTGGCTATATGTTGAAGACCATTGCAGCGCGATCGACACGGTGCTACACAAAAGCAAACCGGGCGAAACCTATAATATCGGCGGCAATAATGAGGTGAAAAACCTCGATTTGGTGCAAATGCTTTGTGCTCTGATGAATGAACTCGCGCCTGAGTTGCCCGTCCGTCCGGCAGAGAGCTTGATTACTTTCGTCAAAGACCGTCCTGGTCATGACCGCCGCTATGCGATCGACGCGACCAAAATCCGGACGGAGCTAGGCTGGGAACCCTCTGTTACAGTAGAGCAGGGGTTGCGCTGTACCGTGGAATGGTTTTTAAGTCATCCTGACTGGTGGCAGCCACTTTTATCAGCAGAGTATCAGGCTTACTATCAAAAGGTTTATGCGTAG